ACAACCTCATTGTCACTGTCAAGCCAGCCAATCAGCACAATAATGTGGTGCGTGGGGCTTCTGGTCGTCTGACAGGGCCTCCCTCTGCTGGGCCTGGGCCTGCTGAGGCCGAAAGTGATGATGACAGCAGTGATCTGGTCATTGAGAACCGCCAGCCTCCCTGTTCCAATGGGCTGTCTCAAGGGCCTCCATGCTGGGACCTGCGCCAGGGCCCCCTACTTCCCAGTGCCCgcagctctctgccctccctggatCAAGAGCAGGCCAGCGCTGGCTGGGGAAGTAGCATGAGAGGAGATGGTAGTGGCTTTAGCCTCTGACAGGCAAGGATGCAGCCCCTTGCCACTCCAGGCTGCTGAGACATGGCAGGGACTTCCTCAGTGGGGGTTTTTAGCTTGCTCGCAGGGGCCTCTTCGTCTGGGGAACATTAAAAGTTTTCTACAAATGCAGTCATGGTCTTTCTGTGTCCCAGCCCTAACATCCTCCATGGTCTAACAATTTTGCCTCCTGCCCTGGACCTGAGGCAGGAGTGATAAGGACAACAGAGAGACCTCCCAGCAGTTGAGCAGCAGGAGGGACACCAGGCTTTGCATTTCTAGGGTAAGAAAAGCTCTTATGGAAACAAACCCCATTGTGTACAAAAGGTTTAATTTTGACAAAGGGATTAAGAGGCTGGGCTGGCCCTTCTACAGCCACCGGTGGCTGGGAAGAGTGCTCTGGGGATACTGCCCACACCACTGCTCCTGTCTTTGGACCCCCATTCTATGATGGGGCTTGATCCTGCCCTCTGCAACTGTGTGGCAATCTTCACTGAGGACCCCCATAAGCGCCCCCACAAAAGGGCTCAGACATCCATCTTCACAAAGACCTTGGGGCGGGAAAAGATCTTGATGGCCTCCTCTACCTGCACCAGCTTCTGTTCCAGCTCAGCATGGTGTCCCTGGGCCCTCAGTGAGTCTGCCCCAGCAGGCAGCAGCACCAGCTCACGTAGCAACTGGCTCTGGCCTATGAGGGATCCAGGAAGAGTGAGTGTTGGGCAGGGGTGTGTGGTCCCCAGTGGGTTCCTCATCTACACCCCCCTACCTCTTGCCTATGGACTCACTCTGGAGCAGATTGCTCAGTGTCTCCAGCCGCTGGTTCTCAGGCATGCAAGTGTGACCAGGGGGCATGGCAGGGTCCGGCTGGCTATGCTGGCGGGCCTCAGCCTCCCTCCGCCACAGATCCCTGCGTTGCAACAAGCTGTGGATGCACAGGCTCAGAGTTGATGGTCCCAGGGCGTAGGTTTTCTCCCACCCTCCACAGGAACCCCTCACCCTGGGTGTTGGGCAGTGGGACCTACTAATGGGGTACGTGACCCTTCTGCGTGGTGTTGTAGTGCTCTTGGGCTTGCCGTTGCTGCTCCAGCACTTGTGCCAGGACCTGCAGGGAGCGGGAATGCCGCCGGGGGGCCCTCTTGGCAGTGCGGGCATTGTGGCTAATGAAGTCCACATCCAGGCCTGGCCCCTGCAGGACATGGCAAGCATGATGGGGCAGACAGTACTGTGTTGTGCTCCTGAACCCCTCAAgatccctgccccacctcccgaCCCCCACACATCCTCTCACCTTAGCATTGGGGCCTGGTGGGTTTAGCTGAGGACTGGGGGCACGGGGTGGTGGGATCCCAGGGCCACAGCGGGAGTGTGCACGAAGGAAGTGGGTGGGCTCTGTTccagaggctgggctgggctcctgGAGGGTAGGGCATAGCAGAGGAATCAGCCAGGCTGAGGTCAGAGTCTTAAGCTGGCCATACAGCTGAgcttctgttccttctgcctgtgaGGATATTTCTCTGTATCTAGCCCTATGGGCCTCCTCCCTCTTGAAGAAGCACTTCTATCCATGAGCATTTAAATATGTGTGTCTCTCACatctttaagaaaacaacaaaccATTCCTCCTTCTACCTCAGTCCTGGCTTTTGACtaccattctctttttctctttccctgccaAGCCTCCTGGCTCTGTCCCCACCAAGGTCACTCACTGCTGGCTTCCAAGCCATTAAATCCAGGGTCACTTCCCTGGTATCATTGTCCTCAGCCCAATGCTCAATAACTCCTGGGTCTCACTCCTCAGATCCAGACCTGACTCTCCATCTGCTTCCTGGACACACTCCTACCCCCTGGGAATCCCACAAATGCTTCAGCTTCAACAAATTCACATATGACCTTATTGTCTCTTTTCTCAATTCTGCTCCTCCTTCTGAGAACCCTGGACAGAGAAATGGTACTATCTACCCAAGACAATCCACCACCATACCCCTGCACTTGCCCTTCTCACTGCCCTTagaaataaaggttgaaaaaaaaattttttttttaaatgatgtgggTCCAGCTGACTTCTTAGCCTAACCTCATGCTCTTCTCCCTTCACATTGATCTGAACATAACATCCCACTGCGCATACTCCCTCTGGTCTTAGGACTTCTATCTGTGAGGTTCCATCTCACTAGAATGGTTCTCTTCAATTCTCCCCTTGCCTAATACCTATTTGCCCCGCAGGATGACCCAAGCCATCACCACTCCTGAGGAAGCCCCCAGCCCGACTCTGCAGCAGGCCGGCTATCTCTTAGCCCCTGTTTCCCTAGTTCCCTGTGATTTTCATCTCCATAACTCAGATCAGAGTATAACTGCTTGTTGGTCAACAAGATGAACAATGCTTCTGGCTCTCCAAGGCAGGTACCTGCAGCTGGGCCTTGACCCGGGACTCCACCTTGTCATATTTGGGTGAACGCCACAGAGCCTTCAGCGGCCTGGGCTGGCCCTGCTCCCGGCTGCGCTCCTGCTCACGGAAGCGCTTCTGAATCTCTCTGATCCGCTTCAGGTTCTCCTTCTCATAGTCTTTAGGGTCCTTCCCTGGGAAAAAGATGTTGCCAGACTCTGCCCTACATACAGCCCATGAGATCCAACTCCCATCAGTTCACACAAAGGCCCACACCTTGCCTCCTACAGAAAGATCTCCATGACCTCTCCATCTAAAACAGTATACACATACTCTGCCTCATCACTTTGTTCCCTTCCTGACATAGTCATTACCTTCTTCTGTCCCtgattattttctacatttttattgtgAAGTACACCATTAATCATTTTGTCTATCATAGCCATCTCTTTACTTGTTTACTGTTTTTCTAGCACCTATAAAgagggcacacagtaggcactcaacagaCCACGTTTTGCTGATGCATGAATTCATTAAGCTGAGCTTGGGTTTCCCAGGCACTACTGCATTCAGTCCTCTTCTTTGAGGAAGTAGCGCATTTCCCCCTCCTTTCATAGTTGGGGAAACTGACACTCAGAGAGGCAAACCCTGAGCCCAGAATCTAGCAAGGAGAAGCAACGCTTTTGATCTCAGCGTTTGACCTCATCGTACTAGCTTCATTGCCCCTTGTATCCGAACTTACTCTTGGAAGAGGCCCCTGGGCTTAGGGAGATGCCCCCAAATTGCAGCAGCACTCCTCCGATGCCATGCCTGCCACGGTTCAGGATCTGTCTGGCTCCAGGACCTATGCGGGGACCGCGCGGAGGTGTGGCGTCCAATTCGAGGTCCGAAGTGACCAGGTCCAGCTTCAGCGCGTTTCCCTCAAGGCGTCCTTGGGCTGAGAAGCCAGATGGGGCTGAGCGCGGGGCTCAGTGGTGGATCAGAGCCAGACCCTCACTGGGGCCTCACCCAGCCGTGCCACCCCCTAACTCACCCGAGGCCGGCCGCCGGTAGTAGTCAGGGAAGAGCGTAGGGTCTGGGGGGATTGGCCCCGAGATACGGGACGGGCCCTCGCACATGCCGCCTTCGTCACCCTGCAACGGTGTACCGAGGCCTGCTGAGCTGCACATTTCCGGCCCCTGGCCCCTTTCCCAGCCCCGTGCCTCCTCCCGGATTCTGGACCCAGACCCTGACCCCAACGGTGCCCCTCCATTCCCTGCACCTGCCCCGCCGTCTCACCCCGCAAAGCGCTTGCCGCCTCCTCTCCTAACCCACTTCCCTGCTTCGTTCGCGACCCCTTCCCCGCAACACTCTGACAGGGGGCTCACCGGAGCAGTTTTGCCGCCGACTGCTGCGACCCGACGGGCTTGCTGTTGCCGGGCAACAATAATTTCCGTCCCTGAGGTCAGAGGCCAAGGCCCCCTGGCGCAAAGCCTTCTGGGGCTTGTAGTTCCAGCTTTGGAGAGTGGGGCAGAGCCACGGTCAGGCACCCTTTTCACCCGCCTGCCCTCGCCGCCCGGCCGGTCTCTGGGGTCAGCGCCAGGTCCACAGGTCCGGCACCTCGCTCCGCTCCCCGAAAGCAACCGTCGAGGAGGTACTGACCCTGCGCAGCCGTAGCTTCAGCAGGGGTCGAGAGGCGGTCAGGGTCCCAGGAGAGGACGGCCGCGGGGCAGGCACAGCTCGTAGAGTCGCCTGGCGGCCACGCTTAGACCTCCGAGGTGACCGTCAGGCTGTGGTCTCCAAGCGACTGTCCGCGGCGCTCTGGGAGGCCAGACTCTGTGCGAGGCCCCCCTAAATGCCGGGACAAGCTCCTCCTCGGGTGTCTAATTACTGATCCCTGTGTCCTTTGCCTGGTGACCAGTTACCTATGTGTCACCCTTAGTGTCCAGTGATGGCAGACCAGTGCCTGGTACCACACTATGAGGCTTGCCAGACCCTGGGTGAAGACAAGTGCCCAACAGTCCAAGTCTCAGAGCCAGAGCTCCAGGAGGAACGACTCAAGCTGAAGGAAGAGAGGCTCAAGCCAGAGGTGGAGTCACTAGAGGAGAGAGGCCCTCCCAGGCCTATGGCCTCCATTGTGAGGCCCAGTCCTGGTCCGAAGAGGAAGCCAGTCAAGTGAGGGGGCTTTCAGAGGGAAGGAGCTATAGGGCTGGTGGGAAGGGTGGGCTCACACTCCAGCAGGATCCCTAAATCCTGCACTCTTACATAGTGCATCCTTATCTCCTGCCACCACCATCACTCCTCACTCCTTCTGTCCCTGAGGAACCCTGGCATAGGGAGCATCCAGAGGAGGGGTCTCAGGCCTTGTAGGGTACTAAGCTCACATGAGCTTTAGTTCCCTGTCCAGCCCAGAGCCTCGCTGACCAGGAAAGGGACAAGAATCTGGGCCGGGGGTGGTGGATAGGCAGGGTTATTCCCTATGGTCAGGGCACAggagccaaagctggaggctgGCTCCTTAGGCCTCCTGtccccccagcctcccagggccTAGCCACCAAGTCCATCCCAAAGCTGAAGCTGAGATGCCACAGGGGCTGCCACCGCAGAGGGAGGAGCCAGAGGGTAGCCAGACTGAGCCCTCACCATCTGCCAAACAGCACAAAAAAGCCAAGAAGCGCAAGAGTCTGGGAGCTCCAGTGCTCCCAGCTGTGGCCAGCACAGTGTCTGCACCTCCAGAGACCTTGGGGCTGGAGCGTGAGTGGCAGCCCCTGGGCCCTCCCTTTTTCTCCTGCCTGATCGACCCCTGTCATGGCACAGCTTGGtgctccagcccctgccctgccctggctgtTTGCAGGAAAGGCCCAGCGCCTGCGGCCCCTGTACCAGTACATCAACTATTGCAATCCTGAGCTGAatcaggcaggggagggggacagggaggctGAGGTGGACGTGGAGCCTGAGTTGGAGTTGGCCCTGGTCCCCGAGGAGGCAGGTGTGGAGCAACTGCAGGCTTTGCTGCCCGTGACAGGTGAGCTGGGGTCAGGCCTCACTCTGCCCTGCCCCAGTACATTCGTGTCCCCCACCCATGCACTGGCTCCCCTGGGAGAGGAGGTTGGAGAAGAGCCAGGGTGTTTGCCCAAGTTGGGGATCAGTGGCCGCCTCAAGGCTGAGGTGGATAAGTCAACCCAGGTGGACATTGATAAGATGCTGAGTGTTTGTGCCGCCCCACTTGTACCTCCACTCTCTCCTCAGTACAAGTGACTTTCCCGCCTCCACTGGAGTCTCCCCTTCTCCCAAGCCCAAACCAGAGCAGCAGCCTAGGCCTCAGGAGGAGGGGAAAATTTGGCCCTTCTCCCTACTTGGGGCCTTGGACttactgaaaataaacatttttccttttctcagacTTCATGATTTCCCAAAATAGATGGCTGaagagaggctgggaaggtgGGTGCAGGGTGTGAAGCCTGATTGGTCACCTGGATCATCCAAGAACTTGACAAACATACAGGTTCTTGGGCACTATCCCAGACataactgaatcagaatctgcaggGGTGGGGCCTAGTTCTGTGCATTTAAAGGCTCTTCACATGAACCTGAAGGTCAGATAGGGTAACAGTGGGGATGCAGAGGGAGGTGATAAGGGAGAAACGAGGCGGAAAAAGGAAAGGGACTGTCAGGTCACAGGAAGCAGGTGCTTGGCTTTGCTCCCTGTCTTCCAGGGAAGGGGCCTGCATTTGGTCTGACCTCAGGGGATCAATACTTGGGATCTCCCAACGAGGTGTCAAGAGTTCATTTGCCTGCCCCAAGAGTGGTGTCTTTGGAATGTTTTCCACATACTGGGGACTACAGCTGGACCAGACTTTGCCCCCAGAGTGGCCCTGCCAACAGAGGCATCTGTGACTTTTTCCTAGCAgccagggggtggtggtggatgTGAATGTTCTCCTGGAGCCCTGCAGCCAAGCCACTGGATAACTGAAATTATCCAGTTTGGCCACTTTGGAAACCCTCATATTGTGCCACCTCCTCATCCTCCTGAACGTACCTCAGATACCTTAaacataaagaatttaaaattaaatgagtaaCTTCTCCTCCCTCCAATCTGCTTTCCCTCCTGTGTCTCATCTACACAACTGTTCAAGCCAAAATCCTGGGTGTCACCCCAGACCCCATCCTGTTCTTTGCTCATTGACTCCTACAAGCTAATCAGGCATCAAGGCTGGTGAATGTGCCCTCTAGATTGAGAACCTTTCGTATCTCATAGTCAGCACTTTTGCCTTGGGACACTGTTATTCCCAGGTGAGAGCTCACTAGTTTCTCTGCCTGTGGTTCCTTCCCCAACCAATTCACCCCACTGATCCTGGTACACACACACCTGAACCTGACGGTGTTGCTTCTCCCTGGCATGTTGCTCCTCTTGCTCCAAGTGCCTTAAAAACTTTCcagtggcggggcgcctgggtgactcagtcagttaagcatctgactcttgatttcagctcaggttatgatctcgtggttgatcttgcggtttgggagttcgagccccacatcgggctccaggctgatagtgcggagcctgctgggaattctacctctctctttgcccctcccctgctctctctctcaaaatatataaacttaaaaaacaaaacaaaacataactttTCAGTGGCTTCTATAAGTCCCTGACCAGCCACAACTTTCTTACTTTCACTGTGCACATGGGCCTTCTCCTGCCTAAAGTGCCTTCATTCCTTTACCCCTCCACCTGACTAGTGCACTCTTACCTTGAAGACTCGGGCACTTTACTTCGTGCTGAGCCAGGCAGTACCCAGTGTTGCCCTATGTCATAGCATTTACATATTACTGCCGTTGTGGGTTAGAACTGTTCTTGGAACTAGGTTGTGAACTCCCCAAGGGCATACATCATTGCATTGCACCCATCTAGTGGAGAGCCCCCATAAAAGACACAAAGATAAGGAGACCGAGGTGGGGAGCTGAGGAAGTCGCAGAGGGCAGGTCAGGATCTGAAAGGCTGAGGGCATCCAAAGTCCAGAACCATGTGCAGGGCCCCTCGAATACTGGTTTGGCAAGGTCATTGGAAGGGATAGGGTGGGCAAGCCCAGATAGAAGTAGGAAGAAAATGCGCATCATCCCAGGCTGCTTCTATGTTTAGGAATCACTTGGAAGCTCACTGGCCTGGTGGCAAGACTACAGGGCACGTCATGGGGTCAGGACATTTTTGCCAATACGTTTCCCTGGttagtgactgaaccaccccagaaGATACTGTCCACAGGGACCATGCAGACCAAATCTTGTCCATAGGGATGAGCATGGATTCTTTGGAATTTCTCAGAGGTAAAGGACTCTTCACATAACTGAGTTGACTGCCTCACTTTATGGATGAGGGAGGAGAGACCTGGAGAGAAGTGGCCTTACATGAAATCACACCCTGGGCACCAGGGAGGCAGCACACTTTCCTGAACCCTGTAGATTTGTGGCCCTGAAAACTCTGGCTAAGGCCTGACCCAGGCCAGCACTGACAAGGAAACTCTGTTCCTCTCTTCCAACAAGTGGCACAGGAAATACTCAGTAACCAGCAAAGAACTGATCTATATTTGCAGGTCTATTACCTGATAAGTTTTCCTAAAGCAGGGTGGGTGACAATAGCCACAGAAAGGAACAAGTAACTACTATTGTTCCTAGAAGCTCAATCTAAGGGGGAAATGCTGAGTAGGATGCAAGGAGACAGGTATCACAGAAGAGCAGAGGACCAAGGCTGTGGGACCTTGAGGTGGGTGTGGGCGTTGGGACTGCTGTTTTGCCTAGGGAAGCAATGAAGAGGCAGCCCTTCAGCTGACTCTTGAAGGAGGTTTGGGTGGCTTTCCAAGCAGGGGATACACCAGACACAAAGCCTTGCTAGTATAGAAGACGTCAGCCTCACTCAGGAGGGCCATTTAGCATGGCTGAAGCAGAGGCATGGACATCAGGAGACCAGGTTAGACAAGTCTGGGAGTGATGAGAAGGGGTGCAGGCAAGGAGGGATCTTGGCCTGATATTTTGGAGAGGTCATGTGGGCAGCAGTGAGAAGGGCAGAATGAGGAAAGGAGactggggacagggaggtgaGGAGACTGCTGAGTCTGAGTGAGTATGAGGCCTACATTTGGTTGGGGGGTTGAGAAATAAgcaaaaagtattttgaaagttcttttctGGCTCTTCCTGTAAGCGGCCTGAGGTGATCTCTGAAAATGGTTCGCTGTTCACTTGACCTGGAAAACCTGACAAAATCATGCCAACAAAATTGTGTCACTTTAAGAACACATGTGAAACTTCCCAGGTAATCAAGGGTAATATATCCGAAAAGCCACCAAGTATCTGAAAGATGTCACTTTGCAGAAGCAGTGTGTGCCATTCTGTCGCTACAATGGTGGAGTTGGTAGCTGTACCCAGGCCAAACAGTGGGGCTGGACACAGGGTTGGTGGCCAAAAAGAGTGCTGAATTTTTATTGCACATGCTTAAAAATGCAGAGAGTAATGCTGAACTTAAGGGTTTAGATGTAGATTCTCTGGTCATTGAGCACATCCAGGTGAATAAAGCCCCCAAGATGTGGCAAAGAACTTACAGGGCTCGTGGTCAGATTAATCCATACATGAGCTCTCCCTGCCACATTGAGATGATccttactgaaaaacaaaaacaaaaaacagattgttcctaaaccagaagaggaagttgcacagaaaaaaaaggtACCCCAGAAGAAACTGAAGTAACAAAACTTATGGCCTGGGAGTAAATTctgcataaaataaatgcaaataaaagcaaaaaaaaaaaaaaaaaaaaagtaagttattttctggttgttgttagagagaggaaaaacaaactccATTTTCAGAAGCCTGGAAAAACTTCATTCACTCTGACTCCAGGAAGATCCTGAAATTTAGGAAACAGGACCTGGGAGGTGATGCTGCTTTCCTCCAGGAGGGGGCGGTGCAGGACAAGCCTGAATCCATGTGCAGGCACAGTCCATCCTGAGGGCCAGAACCCTGCTGACTTCCTAGGCCACAGGCACCTGGGCCATTTTAAGGTACATCTCCTCCCCAGGACCAACCCATGAAATTTATAATGGTAAAGATGTCTGAAGGATGGCCATGGACCTAGGCTCTAGCGAGTACCAACAGAGGACCCCAGGGCCCTCACAAAAGTAGCTGTGCACCAAGCCCACTGCACTCTGCCCTAGGGCTTCTGGGAACCTGTCTTTGTCAACAAGGGGTTTGTTGTAGAGCCCTATAAAACCTAAGAAGTGCCACTGGGGCAGTAAACCTGAGTCAGGTACAACTGGGAAAGGTGCATGAGCTTTCTTAGTAAATCCCCCAATTTAGGAGGGATCCCATCTTCCTAGTAACACACAGAGGGACTGACCTGGAGTCAGGAGGAAGGGAACAGCCTCTCTGAACTCTACCAGCATCCTGCCTCGCAGGGCTCTCTGTAGTCCTTCCTTCTCCTAGTTGAGGGCAGACAGATTTCTGCTGCACAGAGAAGGCAGTAACCTGGAGGGCAGGAcctgagcggggaggggcaatGGGGAGGGGCAATGTCTGGGCACTCAGTctctgagatctttttttttttttttttaattttttttttttcaacgtttatttatttttgggacagagagagacagagcatgaacgggggaggggcagagagagagggagacacagaatcggaaacaggctccaggctctgagccatcagcccagagcccgacgcagggctcgaactcacgggccgtgagatcgtgacctggctgaagtcggacgcttaaccgactgcgccacccaggcgcccctcagtctcTGAGATCTTTAAGTGCTGGGGAAAGAGTAGGTCAGGGTCAGTCTCTGTAGTCAGATGACCCTGATCATGCTCCTCCTTGGCTCCATCACTTTTAACTTACAGGAGGCAAGTAACTttgcccctctctgcctcagtttcatGATCTGAATAACGAGAATATTAATAGTAGGACTTCACAGAGTGGTTTGGATATCAAATGAAATATGTGTGAAGTGTCTCCGGGGGAGGAGCATTCAGTAAGCACACTCCCCAGCACTAGTCACTGTTATTTTAGCTCACAaggacaaagttttttttttttttttaattttttttttttcaacgtttatttatttttgggacagagagagagcatgaacgggggaggggcagagagagagggagacacagaattggaaacaggctccaggctctgagccatcgcccagagcccgacgcggggctcgaactcacggaccgcgagatcgtgacctggctgaagtcggacgcttaaccgactgcaccacccaggcgccccgacaaagtTTTAAATCAGGACCACACACAGGAAAATAGGCCTACTGACTTCTAGAAAGGGTGCCAAGAAGAGGGAGATTTCCCtgagcctttctctctctggcaagGAGCCcagggcaaggcagagagagtgaagTTTAGAGAAGGGAAGAGTTCAGTCTAGGCTTAATCCTGGCAGGCTGGCAGAGGAAACgaagggggtgtgtgtgtccaCTTCCCCGAACCCCCGACCCACCTCACCTCTGATTGACTTCGTTAAAAGGCAGTCCCAGTGTAGAATAGTTAATAAAAAGCATGGTTGGTGACTACCTATCTAGGTCAGGCAGCGTTAGGCTGTACCTACTCCAAGGGCAGTGCATCCAGGCTCCCCGGAACCACTTctcacctcccctctcccagggttTCCCGGAGCCAAATCCATGGTTGTAGGAACAGAACTCTTCCTGACCTCCAGCCCGGGAAGGCCTTAAACTCTCCCTATCTCCCTGACCTGCCTACCAGGTCAGGGAAGTCTTGAGGTTAAGGAAGTCTTGAGTCTTGTTCCCTGAGAAAAGACTTTTCCTTGGAGGACTCCTGAGATTCTGTCACAAGGGAATATGCCCACCAGACCATGATGGATCCAGGGCAGGCCAGATCTGCTGTGGccacaaggagagagaaaaatataaacaaactacAATAAACAAGCCTCTCATtattaaagaaacagaacttaCCAAACAACCAATTGCCATAGTGTCAGACTTtctgatttattaatatttatcagATATTCCAGaactctccctgtctcctctccaCCAAATCAGGGACCCTTTGTCCCAGGTCAATAGCTCCTGAGAGCTCACCCAATGAAGAACCCACTC
The sequence above is a segment of the Leopardus geoffroyi isolate Oge1 chromosome E2, O.geoffroyi_Oge1_pat1.0, whole genome shotgun sequence genome. Coding sequences within it:
- the CE2H16orf86 gene encoding uncharacterized protein C16orf86 homolog isoform X1; its protein translation is MADQCLVPHYEACQTLGEDKCPTVQVSEPELQEERLKLKEERLKPEVESLEERGPPRPMASIVRPSPGPKRKPVNLPGPSHQVHPKAEAEMPQGLPPQREEPEGSQTEPSPSAKQHKKAKKRKSLGAPVLPAVASTVSAPPETLGLEPPALPWLFAGKAQRLRPLYQYINYCNPELNQAGEGDREAEVDVEPELELALVPEEAGVEQLQALLPVTGELGSGLTLPCPSTFVSPTHALAPLGEEVGEEPGCLPKLGISGRLKAEVDKSTQVDIDKMLSVCAAPLVPPLSPQYK
- the ENKD1 gene encoding enkurin domain-containing protein 1; this encodes MCEGPSRISGPIPPDPTLFPDYYRRPASAQGRLEGNALKLDLVTSDLELDATPPRGPRIGPGARQILNRGRHGIGGVLLQFGGISLSPGASSKRKDPKDYEKENLKRIREIQKRFREQERSREQGQPRPLKALWRSPKYDKVESRVKAQLQEPSPASGTEPTHFLRAHSRCGPGIPPPRAPSPQLNPPGPNAKGPGLDVDFISHNARTAKRAPRRHSRSLQVLAQVLEQQRQAQEHYNTTQKGHVPHYLLQRRDLWRREAEARQHSQPDPAMPPGHTCMPENQRLETLSNLLQSQSQLLRELVLLPAGADSLRAQGHHAELEQKLVQVEEAIKIFSRPKVFVKMDV
- the CE2H16orf86 gene encoding uncharacterized protein C16orf86 homolog isoform X2, which codes for MADQCLVPHYEACQTLGEDKCPTVQVSEPELQEERLKLKEERLKPEVESLEERGPPRPMASIVRPSPGPKRKPVNLPGPSHQVHPKAEAEMPQGLPPQREEPEGSQTEPSPSAKQHKKAKKRKSLGAPVLPAVASTVSAPPETLGLERKAQRLRPLYQYINYCNPELNQAGEGDREAEVDVEPELELALVPEEAGVEQLQALLPVTGELGSGLTLPCPSTFVSPTHALAPLGEEVGEEPGCLPKLGISGRLKAEVDKSTQVDIDKMLSVCAAPLVPPLSPQYK
- the CE2H16orf86 gene encoding uncharacterized protein C16orf86 homolog isoform X3, translating into MADQCLVPHYEACQTLGEDKCPTVQVSEPELQEERLKLKEERLKPEVESLEERGPPRPMASIVRPSPGPKRKPVNLPGPSHQVHPKAEAEMPQGLPPQREEPEGSQTEPSPSAKQHKKAKKRKSLGAPVLPAVASTVSAPPETLGLEPPALPWLFAGKAQRLRPLYQYINYCNPELNQAGEGDREAEVDVEPELELALVPEEAGVEQLQALLPVTVQVTFPPPLESPLLPSPNQSSSLGLRRRGKFGPSPYLGPWTY